Proteins from a genomic interval of Caulobacter rhizosphaerae:
- a CDS encoding DUF2975 domain-containing protein: MSTVIKLKPRAETIAAPETAAQRRVRQGSCALAWLFTGLLVLSTAILVTALGAMLFYKGELVRIGPDNCYIGAGPPNSVAFGSLPLPHRLIYCLVGIVRATPIIMLFWSLRALFRLYARGRVFSPENGRSFSRIGGWLCAYALSPFVCHLFLSATGYEIDRNWAHMASVQALVLGLLVFVIGQVMRVGREIEEDREAFV; encoded by the coding sequence ATGAGCACCGTCATCAAACTCAAGCCGCGCGCCGAGACGATCGCCGCGCCGGAAACCGCCGCCCAGCGCCGCGTGCGCCAGGGCAGCTGCGCTCTGGCCTGGCTGTTCACCGGCCTGCTGGTCCTGTCGACGGCCATCCTCGTCACAGCCCTGGGCGCCATGCTGTTCTACAAGGGCGAGCTGGTCCGGATCGGGCCCGACAACTGCTACATCGGCGCCGGGCCGCCCAACTCCGTCGCCTTCGGCTCGCTGCCCCTGCCGCACCGGCTGATCTACTGCCTGGTCGGGATCGTGCGCGCGACGCCGATCATCATGCTGTTCTGGAGCCTGCGCGCGCTGTTCCGCCTCTACGCCCGAGGCCGGGTGTTCTCGCCCGAGAACGGCCGGAGCTTCAGCCGGATCGGCGGCTGGCTGTGCGCCTACGCCCTCTCACCCTTCGTCTGCCACCTGTTCCTCAGCGCCACGGGCTACGAGATCGACAGGAACTGGGCTCACATGGCCAGCGTCCAGGCCCTGGTGCTGGGCCTGCTGGTCTTCGTGATCGGCCAGGTCATGCGGGTGGGACGCGAGATCGAGGAAGACCGCGAGGCGTTCGTCTGA
- a CDS encoding YciI family protein, protein MKYILMMQYPAAGGDVPSMDQWPQAAVQAHMEHLRLFREEFTTSGEMIVTHALAGPDDARFVRARQGAAPEVTDGPFPETKEFLAGYVIVDVDTAERAYYAASRWSEGPGPDGAPLNLPVEVRRIMWASGEDM, encoded by the coding sequence ATGAAGTACATCCTGATGATGCAGTACCCCGCGGCCGGCGGGGACGTCCCGTCCATGGACCAGTGGCCGCAGGCGGCGGTCCAGGCGCACATGGAGCATCTCCGCCTGTTCCGGGAGGAGTTCACCACCTCGGGCGAGATGATCGTCACCCATGCCTTGGCGGGGCCCGACGATGCGCGGTTCGTGCGGGCGCGCCAGGGCGCGGCGCCCGAGGTGACCGATGGTCCGTTTCCGGAGACCAAGGAGTTCCTGGCCGGCTATGTCATCGTCGATGTCGATACGGCCGAGCGAGCCTACTACGCCGCTTCGCGCTGGTCGGAAGGCCCTGGTCCCGATGGCGCGCCGCTGAACCTGCCGGTCGAGGTGCGGCGGATCATGTGGGCCAGCGGCGAGGACATGTGA
- a CDS encoding DNA topoisomerase IB, with translation MTVPRDTLETPPAERALLAYVNDQEQGVRRLPRGKGFSYVDEDGRPVKDETTLARIRALAIPPAWTSVWICPDPNGHIQAVGRDQKGRKQYRYHPDWRADRDARKYDRMAAFGRALPRLRRRVAADLARRGLPREKVLAAVVSLLELTLIRVGNDEYARTNKSFGLTTMQKRHLKLAGGGAVFEFKGKSGKMHRTGFRDRRLARIVAACQELRGQRLFQYIDEDGQRRAVESSDVNDYIRAACGDDFSAKDFRTWYGSLAALEALSMSPPPTTQAEAKRTLNTCVKAVAGLLGNTPAVCRAAYIHPKVLEAFETSQLPRRRASSPRAKELALLKLVAN, from the coding sequence ATGACCGTGCCCCGCGACACGCTCGAGACCCCTCCCGCCGAACGCGCCCTGCTGGCCTATGTCAACGACCAGGAGCAGGGCGTCCGTCGCCTGCCCCGCGGCAAAGGCTTTTCCTATGTCGACGAGGACGGCCGGCCCGTGAAGGACGAGACGACCCTGGCGCGGATCAGGGCCCTGGCCATTCCGCCGGCCTGGACCAGCGTCTGGATCTGCCCCGATCCCAATGGCCACATCCAGGCGGTCGGCCGCGACCAGAAGGGCCGCAAGCAGTATCGCTATCACCCCGACTGGCGGGCCGACCGCGACGCGCGCAAGTACGATCGCATGGCCGCCTTCGGGCGCGCCCTGCCCCGGCTGCGGCGGCGCGTGGCCGCCGACCTAGCGCGCCGGGGCCTGCCGCGCGAGAAGGTGCTGGCCGCCGTGGTCAGCCTGCTGGAGCTGACCCTGATCCGGGTGGGCAATGACGAATACGCCAGAACCAACAAGAGCTTCGGCTTGACGACGATGCAGAAGCGCCACCTGAAGCTGGCCGGCGGCGGTGCGGTGTTCGAGTTCAAGGGCAAGAGCGGCAAGATGCACAGGACGGGCTTCCGCGACCGTCGCCTGGCCCGCATCGTCGCCGCCTGCCAGGAGCTGCGCGGCCAGCGACTGTTCCAGTACATCGACGAGGACGGCCAGCGGCGGGCGGTCGAGAGCAGCGACGTCAACGACTACATCCGCGCCGCCTGCGGCGACGACTTCTCGGCCAAGGACTTCCGCACCTGGTACGGCTCGCTGGCGGCGCTTGAAGCGCTCAGCATGAGCCCTCCGCCCACGACCCAGGCGGAGGCCAAGCGCACGCTCAACACCTGCGTCAAGGCCGTGGCCGGCCTGCTGGGCAACACCCCCGCCGTCTGCCGCGCGGCTTATATTCACCCGAAGGTCCTCGAAGCCTTCGAGACCAGCCAACTGCCAAGGCGGCGAGCCTCGTCGCCCAGGGCCAAGGAGCTGGCGCTACTGAAGCTGGTGGCCAACTGA
- a CDS encoding RNA polymerase sigma factor, which translates to MTVASAALDRQTTDLLRELAPRVLSAVVRRYRDFAAGEDAVQEALLAAARQWPQTGLPANPGGWLAQVASRRMTDQIRREIARRRREAVAMEGDVQVVSPSDDLDALAGRDDTLNLLFMCCHPALTSSSAIALTLRAVGGLTTAEIASAFLVPEATMAQRISRAKQSIRASGAPFEAPDATERGERLRSVLHVLYLIFNEGYAASAGPVLQRADLAIEAIRLARAVRALLPDDGEVAGLLALMLLTDARRSARTGPDGELISLAEQDRGLWDATAIAEGVALVETSLARGAVGPYQLQAAIAAVHDEAARAEDTDWLQILALYGLLERMADNPMVRLNHAVALAMAQGPRAGLERLAELKGDKRLAGHHRLAAVRAHLLEMAGDRDEAIGAYRTASALTASAPEQRYLLARAARLAGT; encoded by the coding sequence GTGACTGTGGCCTCGGCGGCGCTGGACCGCCAGACGACGGACCTGCTGCGCGAGTTGGCGCCGCGGGTCCTGTCGGCCGTCGTTCGCCGCTACCGCGACTTCGCCGCCGGCGAGGACGCAGTGCAGGAAGCCTTGCTGGCCGCCGCGCGTCAGTGGCCGCAGACCGGCCTGCCGGCCAATCCGGGCGGCTGGCTGGCGCAGGTCGCCTCGCGACGGATGACCGATCAGATCCGCCGCGAAATCGCCCGGCGGCGGCGCGAGGCGGTGGCCATGGAGGGCGACGTCCAGGTGGTGTCGCCATCCGACGACCTGGACGCCCTGGCCGGGCGCGACGACACGCTGAACCTGCTGTTCATGTGCTGCCACCCGGCCCTGACCTCGTCCTCGGCCATCGCCCTGACGCTGCGCGCGGTGGGCGGCCTGACGACGGCCGAGATCGCCAGCGCCTTCCTTGTGCCCGAGGCGACGATGGCCCAGCGCATCAGCCGGGCCAAGCAGAGCATCCGCGCCTCGGGCGCGCCGTTCGAGGCCCCGGACGCCACCGAGCGCGGCGAGCGGCTGCGGTCGGTGCTGCATGTCCTGTACCTGATCTTCAACGAGGGCTATGCGGCCAGCGCCGGGCCCGTGCTGCAACGGGCCGACCTGGCGATCGAGGCGATCCGGCTGGCGCGCGCCGTCCGGGCCCTGCTGCCGGACGACGGCGAAGTGGCCGGCCTGCTGGCCCTGATGCTGCTGACCGACGCCCGACGTTCGGCCCGGACGGGGCCTGACGGCGAGCTGATTTCGCTGGCCGAGCAGGATCGCGGCCTCTGGGACGCCACGGCGATCGCCGAGGGCGTGGCGCTGGTCGAAACCAGCCTGGCGCGCGGCGCGGTCGGCCCCTATCAGCTCCAGGCCGCCATCGCCGCCGTGCACGACGAGGCCGCTCGGGCCGAGGACACCGACTGGCTGCAGATCCTGGCGCTGTACGGCCTGCTGGAGCGGATGGCCGACAATCCGATGGTCCGGCTGAACCACGCCGTGGCCCTGGCGATGGCGCAGGGGCCGCGCGCCGGTCTGGAGCGGCTGGCCGAGCTCAAGGGCGACAAGCGTCTCGCCGGCCATCACCGGCTGGCGGCGGTGCGGGCCCACCTGTTGGAGATGGCTGGGGATCGGGACGAGGCGATTGGCGCCTATCGGACGGCGAGCGCGCTGACCGCCAGCGCGCCCGAGCAGCGGTATCTGCTGGCGCGGGCGGCGCGGCTGGCGGGGACCTAG